CGCCGCCTTGCGGTTGGATAAAGCCGTAACCCTTGGTCGCGTTGAACCACTTCACAGTGCCTGTAGCCACTCATAGTCTCCAAGTCGTCAAAAAATTCGCCGTCCTTTCGGGCGGCGCTGCCTCACCGAGGCGCCCACTACATAAACTGGTATCGCCGCCGCGGCTATCCCGGACCGAGAATTATTACGATCAGGAACCGATGGCCCAGGGCCGCATTTGTCATAAAATCTCAGCATGTCCGAACATCCGACGTTGACCAAAACATCCCCTGACCGAGAAAACCGCCTCGCCGGCGAGACCAGCCCCTATCTGCTGCAGCACAAGAACAACCCGGTGGACTGGCGGCCCTGGGGACCCCAGGCTCTGGAAGAGGCGCAGCGCGCCAACAAGCCCATCCTGCTGTCGGTCGGCTATGCGGCGTGTCATTGGTGCCACGTCATGGCCCACGAAAGCTTCGAAGACGAAGCCACGGCCGCGGTGATGAACGAGCTGTTCGTCAACATCAAAGTCGATCGCGAGGAGCGACCGGACATCGATCAGATCTATATGTCGGCTCTGCATCACTTGGGCGAGCAGGGCGGCTGGCCGCTCACCATGTTTCTGACGCCGAAGGGCGAGCCGGTCTGGGGCGGCACTTACTTTCCAAAAACCTCGCGCTATGGCCGTGCCGCCTTCGTCGACGTGCTGCGCGAGGTGTCGCGGCTGTTTCGCGAAGAACCCGGCAAAATCGGGCAGAATCGCGATGCGCTGATGGAGCGGCTGGAGACGAAAGCGCGGCCGGTCGGCAAGGTCGTGATCGGCTCGGACGATCTCAACAAGCTTGCGTTGCAGATCGGCGGCGCCTTCGATCCGCAACACGGCGGACTGCGCGGCGCGCCGAAATTTCCCAACGCGTCGCTCTACGAGTTGGCGTGGCGCGCCGGCCTTCGGACCGGCGACGAGCGCTTCTTCAAGCTGATCGAACACACCCTTGAGCACATCTGCGAAGGCGGGATCTACGACCATCTCGGCGGCGGCTTCTCGCGCTATTCGGTCGACGAGCGCTGGCTGGTGCCGCACTTCGAGAAGATGCTCTACGACAACGCCCAGCTTCTCGAGCTCCTGGCGCTTGCATACCAGCGCTCAGGCAATCCGCTGTTCCGGCAACGCGCGGCAGAAACCGTCGGCTGGCTCGCCCGCGAGATGACGACAGCGGAAGGAGCATTTTCAGCCTCACTCGACGCCGATTCCGAAGGCGAAGAGGGAAAGTACTACGTCTGGTCGCTCGCCGAGGTCGAACAAGCCCTTGGTCCGGATGCTGCGCTTTTTGTGCAGCATTATGACGTGACCTCCGAAGGCAATTTCGAGGGCCATAATATCCTCAATCTCCTCAATCACTTACCGCGCAGCA
The Rhodoplanes sp. Z2-YC6860 genome window above contains:
- a CDS encoding thioredoxin domain-containing protein, yielding MSEHPTLTKTSPDRENRLAGETSPYLLQHKNNPVDWRPWGPQALEEAQRANKPILLSVGYAACHWCHVMAHESFEDEATAAVMNELFVNIKVDREERPDIDQIYMSALHHLGEQGGWPLTMFLTPKGEPVWGGTYFPKTSRYGRAAFVDVLREVSRLFREEPGKIGQNRDALMERLETKARPVGKVVIGSDDLNKLALQIGGAFDPQHGGLRGAPKFPNASLYELAWRAGLRTGDERFFKLIEHTLEHICEGGIYDHLGGGFSRYSVDERWLVPHFEKMLYDNAQLLELLALAYQRSGNPLFRQRAAETVGWLAREMTTAEGAFSASLDADSEGEEGKYYVWSLAEVEQALGPDAALFVQHYDVTSEGNFEGHNILNLLNHLPRSKEDEAKFSMLRQKLFMLREKRIRPGLDDKVLADWNGLMIAALANAGAMLNEPDWIARADKAFDFIAKSMTRADRLGHSWREGKLLYPGLASDFACMIRAAIALYEATGRRERLDQALTWQKAFEATYANPQNGGYYLTASDAEGLVVRPASTADEATPNPNAIAAQNLLRLAALTGDEQWRERADRLFDGVLSQSGDNLLSHAALLNALDLRLNAAEIVVTGPAHAHFSEAALRLPYLNRIMLRAPSADALPAGHPAQAKIAAGVSAAFICVGQTCSLPVTDPAKIAEVVDAMRPRSS